In Trifolium pratense cultivar HEN17-A07 linkage group LG7, ARS_RC_1.1, whole genome shotgun sequence, a genomic segment contains:
- the LOC123898348 gene encoding dynein axonemal assembly factor 1 homolog — translation MTRLSSEQVLNDNNAADPNSISSLHLTHKALSDVSCLSSFNKLEKLDLKFNNLTSLEGLRACINLKWLSVVENKLESLEGIQGLTKLTVLNAGKNKLKSMDEIGSLTTLRALILNDNEITSICKLDQMKELNTIVLSKNPIGKIGEALKKVKSITKLSLSHCELQGIDTSLSSCVELTELRLAHNDIKCLPEELKHNSKLRNLDLGNNVITNWSEVKVLKLLTNLRNLNLQGNPVAAKEKVTRKIKNALPKLQVFNAKPLDKDTKNEKGHMVDDAHDFSLDNEGQNEDDHLEAADERKSGKKRKKTVDVSEKEGGVQDKENTGHNKDNGDRKKDKLESSVDPDTENKSTKKKVRKDAKPTDKALALEENFDRTEKKKKNKKDEKQSECDIIDDAETSFMDLFNIDDVDNLNRGGEKKLQDQVPKDLKPISSIETLPVKVKSAKMHNTESLSSPVTEIGIGGPSTWD, via the exons ATGACTCGTTTGAGCTCAGAGCAGGTATTGAACGACAACAATGCCGCCGATCCAAATTCAATTTCCAGTCTTCACCTCACTCACAAAGCTCTTTCCGAT GTTTCATGCTTATCCAGCTTCAATAAATTGGAAAAGCTTGACCTAAAGTTCAATAATCTCACTTCACttgag GGATTGAGGGCATGCATTAATTTGAAATGGCTATCAGttgtggaaaacaaattagaaaGCTTAGAAGGAATTCAAGGTCTTACTAAACTCACT GTACTCAATGCAggaaaaaataaacttaaatctaTGGATGAGATTGGGTCACTTACTACCCTCCGTGCACTGATTTTGAATG ATAATGAGATTACCTCCATTTGCAAACTTGATCAGATGAAAGAGTTGAATACTATTG TTCTGTCCAAAAATCCCATCGGTAAAATTGGTGAGGCTCTGAAGAAGGTGAAATCCATCACAAAG CTTTCCCTTTCTCATTGTGAGCTTCAGGGTATTGACACTTCCCTCAGTTCTTGCGTTGAATTGACAGAGCTTCGTCTTGCTCATAATGATATTAAG TGTCTCCCAGAAGAATTAAAGCACAATTCGAAGCTTCGGAACTTAGATTTGGGGAATAATGTGATCACAAATTGGTCAGAAGTTAAG GTACTCAAATTACTCACCAATCTGAGAAATCTCAATTTACAAGGAAATCCTGTTGCTGCAAAGGAGAAAGTTACAAGAAAG ATTAAGAATGCACTGCCAAAGCTACAAGTATTCAATGCCAAACCTTTAGATAAAGATACCAAGAACGAGAAAGGTCACATGGTCGATGATGCTCATGATTTTTCATTAGATAATGAAGGTCAAAATGAGGATGATCATCTTGAAGCTGCTGACGAGAGAAAGTCTggtaaaaagagaaagaaaactGTTGATGTATCTGAGAAGGAAGGCGGGGTCCAAGATAAGGAAAATACAGGTCATAACAAGGATAATGGAGATAGAAAGAAAGACAAACTTGAAAGTTCTGTTGATCCTGACACGGAGAATAAGTCAACTAAGAAAAAGGTAAGAAAGGATGCCAAGCCCACAGACAAAGCTTTGGCTCTTGAGGAAAATTTTGATAGGactgagaagaaaaagaagaataaaaaggaTGAGAAACAAAGTGAATGTGATATTATTGATGATGCAGAAACTTCATTTATGGACCTTTTTAACATTGATGATGTAGACAATCTAAATCGTGGTGGTGAAAAGAAATTACAGGACCAAGTGCCTAAGGATTTGAAACCGATCAGCAGCATAGAGACCTTACCTGTCAAGGTTAAGAGTGCGAAAATGCATAATACGGAGTCTCTATCATCTCCAGTAACAGAAATCGGAATAGGAGGGCCATCAACATGGGATTAG
- the LOC123899501 gene encoding probable F-box protein At2g36090, which produces MDSSNSTNSPITTIHPDIIQSHILTRLDGTTLTSAASTTSHLHNLCTQNHLWQKITTTTWPSLNDTLTKSLISTFPNSHRSIFSDSFPSIHYSSASTPPDDSSSPSPLKELISAVDLYYKGKPVFSKVLKTETHKGWFLCSPLWIEILEPNEIIQTQIKFDQNDVVEWLENNLSLSWIIISPTRKRSVNLSSRLPVTVTRHWLTDELEVLYAVVMGLVQCTVKVTCCGKSGGEMHVREVSLSMEDMYGRHLIGRDSLGILQEVMENGERKKVDVEKMKSGFEEFCLMKREKIERKLKREKVIDMVIMVIAIFIFAFMFRFVRLWVSSK; this is translated from the coding sequence ATGGATTCATCAAATTCAACAAACTCACCAATCACCACAATCCACCCAGACATAATCCAATCACACATCCTCACGCGTCTCGACGGCACAACTCTCACCTCCGCCGCCTCCACCACCTCCCACCTCCACAATCTCTGCACTCAAAACCACCTCTGGCAAAAAATCACCACCACCACGTGGCCTTCTCTCAACGATACTCTAACCAAATCTCTCATCTCCACTTTCCCAAACTCTCACCGTTCCATTTTCTCCGACTCTTTCCCCTCCATCCATTACTCCTCCGCTTCAACACCACCGGATGATTCTTCATCGCCATCACCGTTGAAAGAATTGATCTCCGCCGTTGATTTATACTATAAGGGTAAACCCGTCTTTTCAAAAGTTCTCAAAACAGAAACACATAAGGGATGGTTTTTATGTTCACCTTTATGGATTGAAATTCTCGAACCAAACGAGATTATTCAAACGCAAATAAAATTCGACCAAAACGACGTCGTTGAATGGcttgaaaataatttaagttTAAGCTGGATTATTATTTCACCGACACGTAAGCGTTCGGTGAATTTGTCTAGCCGGTTACCGGTAACAGTTACACGTCATTGGTTAACGGATGAGTTAGAGGTTTTATACGCTGTGGTTATGGGATTAGTGCAGTGCACGGTAAAGGTCACGTGTTGTGGTAAATCTGGGGGTGAAATGCACGTGAGGGAAGTGAGTTTAAGTATGGAGGATATGTACGGAAGACATTTGATTGGGAGGGATAGTTTGGGGATTTTACAAGAAGTGATGGAAAATGGTGAGAGGAAGAAAGTGGATGTTGAGAAAATGAAGAGTGGATTTGAGGAATTTTGTTTgatgaagagagagaaaatagagagaaagttgaagagagagaaagtaattgATATGGTTATTATGgtaattgcaatttttatttttgcatttatGTTTAGGTTTGTGAGGTTATGGGTTTCATCCAAATGA